The proteins below come from a single Pichia kudriavzevii chromosome 2, complete sequence genomic window:
- a CDS encoding uncharacterized protein (PKUD0B10760; similar to Saccharomyces cerevisiae YGL050W (TYW3); ancestral locus Anc_4.55), whose translation MSDFDKKKQYLLKEIGLNSTGKIDASPKGTIDELCMPLICLINSHHDMVTTSSCSGRLSVFVEGRKEAVTDTNGANRDQIKIGAKGDGGHWLFVSHEKNEIRDWWKREDISLIYRLDPEERIYDSKTRYILFKYEPLILHVKCRDFKSASRLYSTAMGCGFRESGIGANNNVAIRISIKLDIPIGYLDVDDNLVCVVGEDYLKMATKLAHDRFLENERKMEVLYNKIKDEVVNYVEKEERKETKEERKERKIREGLARRAEVRKQKEEKKRLKQLEVEKSTDKEDTLKEEKDLVAT comes from the coding sequence ATGAGTGACTTTGATAAGAAGAAGCAATatcttttgaaagagattGGATTGAACAGTACAGGAAAGATCGATGCATCTCCTAAAGGTACTATCGACGAGTTATGCATGCCATTAATCTGCTTGATAAATTCGCATCATGATATGGTCACAACATCCTCTTGTTCCGGGAGATTATCCGTTTTTGTCGAAGGCAGAAAAGAAGCAGTGACGGATACCAATGGGGCTAACAGAgaccaaatcaaaatagGTGCAAAAGGAGATGGTGGACATTGGTTGTTTGTATCCCATGAGAAGAATGAAATTAGGGATTGGTGGAAGAGAGAAGATATATCTTTGATTTATCGATTGGACCCCGAGGAGCGTATTTATGATTCAAAAACCAGATATATCCTATTCAAATATGAGCCGTTGATTCTCCATGTAAAATGTCGTGATTTTAAGTCTGCGTCACGTTTATACAGCACAGCAATGGGATGTGGGTTCCGAGAGTCAGGGATCGGTGCGAATAACAATGTTGCTATTAGAATTTCTATTAAGCTTGATATTCCTATCGGCTATTTAGATGTGGATGACAATCTTGTATGTGTGGTTGGAGAagattatttgaaaatggcTACCAAATTGGCCCATGATAGATTTTTGGagaatgaaagaaaaatggaagTATTGTATAATAAGATCAAAGATGAAGTAGTTAACTATGTTGAGAAAGAAGAGaggaaagaaacaaaagaagaaagaaaggaaaggaAGATTAGAGAAGGTTTGGCTAGAAGAGCGGAAGTTCGCAAGCAAaaggaagagaaaaaaagactTAAACAGTTGGAAGTAGAGAAAAGTACTGATAAAGAAGACActttaaaagaagaaaaagatttgGTTGCTACATAG
- a CDS encoding uncharacterized protein (PKUD0B10770; Pfam Domains: DAO(7.4e-30)) — MVVGPVLIVGAGVFGLSTALELVKKGHFVYVLDKHPPPSPWSAACDFNKIIRCEYADPIYAEMAIEALHFWRSDPLFKQSYDECGRLLVTPKEHRGRIEFERKGIEVLKTLGEGNRFCFFSGGAEISRLIPGFENNSIPPEQEVKYNPDCGLGRSHQTLKDVYKYLSSHPNVQFIFGEKGAAVGLKRYRSGEVGVITESGFVHSAGTVILSLGANTAKIVNLENQQSATGLFVTHIQLSDEEYTKYRDIPVLFDAEMGYFFPPDLTTKIMKICLTGCGIKRSVTDPFDSRKQISLPRFHIENPSDTFPKELVQDIQRLLEKYVPELKEHRLFGSKICWIGDTKDTHFLIDKVPYYKNLYVATGDSGHGYKFFPNIGKYIVQKLDGVLANKIEELWKWTPRTNEECEDPANSKWRVSKGKSKDITEIDFITEVEVPKL; from the coding sequence atggttGTTGGACCAGTATTGATAGTTGGCGCCGGTGTTTTTGGGCTTTCAACTGCGCTGGAATTAGTTAAAAAAGGACATTTCGTCTACGTTCTTGATAAGCATCCACCACCATCTCCTTGGTCAGCTGCATGTGACTTTAACAAAATAATTCGATGTGAGTATGCAGATCCTATTTATGCAGAAATGGCAATTGAAGCACTTCATTTTTGGAGGTCAGATCCTCTATTCAAGCAATCATATGATGAATGTGGAAGATTGTTAGTCACACCAAAGGAGCATAGGGGTagaattgaatttgagagaaaagGTATCGAAGTGCTTAAAACTTTAGGTGAAGGCAATCggttttgtttcttttcgGGAGGTGCTGAAATTTCGAGACTTATTCCCGGTTTCGAAAACAATTCTATCCCCCCTGAACAAGAAGTTAAATATAATCCAGATTGTGGACTGGGCCGTTCACATCAAACTCTAAAGGATGTCTACAAGTACCTTTCGTCTCACCCGAAtgttcaatttatttttggtgAAAAAGGAGCTGCAGTAGGCCTAAAAAGGTATCGTTCTGGAGAAGTAGGGGTGATCACAGAATCTGGGTTTGTTCATAGTGCAGGCACTGTCATCTTGTCACTCGGTGCTAATACGGCAAAAATTGTAAATTTAGAGAACCAACAATCGGCAACTGGCCTGTTTGTAACTCATATTCAACTatctgatgaagaatacaCAAAGTATAGGGATATTCCTGTGTTGTTTGACGCGGAGATGGGATATTTCTTCCCTCCAGACTTAACAACCAAAATTATGAAGATATGCTTAACAGGATGTGGAATTAAAAGATCTGTTACTGATCCTTTCGATTCCAGAAAGCAAATTTCGTTACCCAGATTTCATATTGAGAACCCTAGTGACACATTTCCCAAAGAATTAGTGCAAGATATTCAACGacttttggaaaaatatgTCCCAGAACTAAAGGAGCATAGGTTGTTTGGTTCAAAGATTTGTTGGATAGGAGACACGAAGGACACCCATTTTCTTATAGATAAGGTTCCTTATTACAAAAACCTATACGTAGCTACAGGTGACTCGGGCCATGGTTACAAGTTTTTCCCCaatattggaaaatacATTGTCCAAAAATTAGACGGTGTATTGGCTAATAAAATCGAAGAACTCTGGAAGTGGACTCCAAGAACGAATGAAGAATGTGAGGATCCTGCAAACTCTAAGTGGAGAGTTTCTAAAgggaaatcaaaagataTTACCGAGATTGACTTCATCACTGAGGTCGAAGTTCCCAAACTGTAG
- a CDS encoding uncharacterized protein (PKUD0B10750; similar to Saccharomyces cerevisiae YCR019W (MAK32); ancestral locus Anc_1.440), with translation MSARLPYFTSLGMFIIDEINFPDYKMDGILGGGGTFAILGSRIILGSRDSDLCSWFVDIGNDCPREILKELRILNTGGIFRFDDTRKCTRGWNGYNQNQFREFKYLTEKKRVTMADLKQYPVMLQSKSFHFVCSPRRCISLIEELHEISEDLGIVVSSPVIAWEPIPDCCSPRNLQETLDILGNIDIFTPNAAEAAMFYGEDEPVDKPNCERIASSFLKYMTKPDSGIVLRCGPLGCVVVTKNNPKPMWFPAYHKGEAKIIDPTGCGNTFVGAFATEFVKSRKNFKLAAVKATIAAGLCLEQHGLPKLTVGDNGEDLWNGEAFDTMLKKYYIENPNLA, from the coding sequence ATGTCTGCAAGACTACCATATTTTACTTCCCTCGGGAtgtttattattgatgaaataaatTTCCCAGACTATAAAATGGATGGAATATTAGGAGGTGGAGGAACGTTCGCAATTTTAGGTTCTAGAATTATTTTAGGTTCTCGGGATTCGGACCTGTGCTCTTggtttgttgatattggaAACGACTGTCCTAGAGAAATACTAAAAGAATTAAGGATTTTAAATACAGGAGGTATTTTTAGATTTGACGATACACGCAAATGTACTAGAGGATGGAATGGAtacaatcaaaatcaatttaGAGAATTTAAATACTTAACCGAAAAGAAGAGAGTGACAATGGCAGACTTAAAACAGTACCCCGTAATGCTTCAAAGCAAATCGTtccattttgtttgttctCCGCGTCGATGCATTAGCCTCATCGAAGAATTACACGAAATATCTGAAGATTTGGGCATAGTCGTATCATCACCTGTTATTGCGTGGGAACCAATTCCTGATTGCTGTAGTCCTAGAAATCTGCAAGAAACATTGGATATTTTGGGCAATATCGACATTTTCACTCCTAATGCTGCAGAAGCTGCAATGTTTTATGGAGAGGATGAACCTGTGGATAAACCAAATTGTGAAAGGATAGCCTCGAGTTTTCTTAAATACATGACTAAGCCCGATAGCGGGATTGTACTTAGATGTGGTCCACTTGGCTGTGTTGTTGTGACCAAAAATAATCCAAAACCCATGTGGTTTCCGGCTTATCATAAGGGTGAAGCTAAGATCATTGACCCAACTGGTTGTGGAAATACTTTTGTTGGGGCTTTTGCAACTGAGTTTGTTAAAAGTAGAAAGAACTTCAAGTTGGCAGCAGTGAAGGCAACTATAGCTGCTGGACTCTGTCTTGAACAACATGGATTGCCCAAACTAACCGTTGGTGACAATGGCGAAGACCTCTGGAATGGGGAAGCATTCGATACTATGCTGAAGAAATACTACATTGAGAATCCCAATCTTGCATAA
- a CDS encoding uncharacterized protein (PKUD0B10740; Pfam Domains: Aminotran_3(2.7e-59)): MTVDTDTKSYVFQKKIAHKGLMCVGSKNDGMYLVLKDPSNGEVKVVLDGVSGAAVCSLGHNDPEITSQFTKWAEESTYTFGAYYGNDAAEELSKFMCEKSKGAFESCLWTQSGSEATENAIKIMRQYHLERGDDKRYKVISRLQSYHGFTIGALSVGDGTRKPPFKPVLLSDEQTPKMQQLYPYRDWKENMTEEEYTELLLKQAEQCFIDNDPSTISGVIVETVGGSTIGTPTPPKGYLDGLKAICHKYGALFMLDEVMCGLGRCGYDFTWMHPDFGLTTGGPDILSVGKTIGSGLVTLAGLFFSPGVCEVFNQGSGYIMGAQTYHSHAFTCRVGLAVQQKIVRDNLVENVRIVGAYMKEQLKEKLKDCKIAGDVRGAGNFLSVEAVKDKSTKESFDPKLAVGPKLHQRIFDKGVVVMGASGTVGYEYHGLNDVTCFGDHVTMGPAFTFTKNHADIIVKAVTEAFFELEKELL; the protein is encoded by the coding sequence ATGACCGTTGACACTGATACTAAATCTTATGtctttcaaaagaaaattgcaCACAAAGGTTTAATGTGTGTTGGCTCTAAAAATGATGGTATGTACCTTGTTTTAAAAGATCCATCTAATGGTGAAGTGAAGGTTGTTTTGGATGGTGTATCTGGTGCTGCAGTTTGTTCTTTAGGCCATAATGATCCTGAAATCACTAGTCAATTCACCAAGTGGGCAGAAGAATCGACATATACTTTTGGTGCTTATTATGGTAATGATGCTGCAGAGGAGTTAAGTAAATTTATGTGTGAGAAATCTAAAGGCGCCTTTGAATCATGTCTATGGACACAGTCTGGATCAGAAGCTACCGAAAATGCAATCAAGATTATGAGACAGTACCACCTTGAGAGAGGCGATGATAAGAGATACAAGGTTATTTCTAGATTGCAATCTTATCATGGTTTCACTATAGGCGCTTTATCAGTTGGTGATGGTACAAGAAAACCTCCATTCAAGCCAGTTCTATTATCCGATGAACAAACCCCTAAGATGCAACAGCTTTATCCTTACAGAGATTGGAAGGAAAATATGACTGAGGAAGAATATACCGAACTTCTACTTAAGCAAGCAGAACAAtgttttattgataatgatcCTTCGACTATATCTGGTGTCATAGTTGAGACTGTCGGTGGCTCTACCATCGGTACTCCAACACCACCTAAAGGTTATCTTGACGGATTAAAAGCAATCTGTCACAAGTATGGTGCTTTATTTATGCTAGATGAAGTTATGTGTGGATTGGGTAGATGTGGCTACGATTTTACCTGGATGCATCCTGATTTTGGTTTAACCACAGGTGGTCCTGATATTTTATCTGTTGGTAAGACAATTGGATCTGGACTTGTTACTCTAGCTGGCCTCTTTTTCTCACCAGGGGTCTGTGAGGTTTTCAACCAGGGTAGCGGCTATATTATGGGTGCTCAAACATACCATTCACATGCTTTCACATGCCGGGTTGGTTTGGCTGTTCAACAAAAGATTGTCAGAGACAATTTAGTGGAAAATGTTAGGATTGTTGGTGCCTACATGAAGGAGCAGCTAAAGGAGAAGTTAAAGGATTGTAAAATTGCTGGCGATGTTAGAGGTGCAGGTAACTTTCTTTCAGTTGAAGCAGTTAAGGATAAATCCACAAAAGAGTCTTTTGACCCTAAACTTGCTGTTGGTCCAAAACTTCACCAGAGGATCTTCGACAAgggtgttgttgttatgGGTGCAAGCGGTACTGTTGGTTATGAATATCATGGTTTGAACGATGTAACGTGTTTTGGCGACCATGTTACCATGGGTCCAGCCTTCACTTTTACTAAGAATCACGCAGATATCATCGTCAAGGCTGTTACTGAAGCTTTCTTCGAATTAGAGAAGGAGTTGTTATAA